In the genome of Conger conger chromosome 8, fConCon1.1, whole genome shotgun sequence, one region contains:
- the LOC133135038 gene encoding ras-related protein Rab-19: MQWCQWAEGWRKQSYLPGKSTGSGQDDAFDFLFKIILIGDSNVGKTCVVQNFKTGVFTEKQQNTIGVDFTVRTLDIEGKKVKMQVWDTAGQERFRTITQSYYRSAHGAMITYDLTRRGTFDSVRHWIREVQQYGATSVVLILIGNKADLESERQVLFEDACNLAEERGVLAALETSAKESQNVEEAFMLMARELMARNGMMVQHQPGSHDHVLLRTNSRPINSPGPSEKKSCDC; the protein is encoded by the exons atgcagtggtGCCAGTGGGCGGAGGGTTGGAGGAAGCAGTCTTACCTGCCAGGAAAG TCCACAGGGTCTGGGCAAGACGATGCCTTCGACTTCCTGTTCAAGATCATCCTTATTGGAGACTCCAACGTGGGAAAAACATGCGTGGTCCAGAACTTCAAGACTGGGGTCTTTACcgaaaaacagcagaacaccATTGGAGTGGACTTCACTGTTCGGACCTTGGACATTGAGGGAAAGAAGGTTAAG ATGCAGGTGTGGGACACGGCGGGGCAGGAGCGGTTCCGCACCATCACCCAGAGCTACTACCGCAGCGCCCACGGCGCCATGATCACCTACGACCTGACCCGCCGCGGCACCTTCGACTCCGTCAGGCACTGGATCCGCGAGGTGCAGCAGTACGGCGCCACCAGCGTGGTGCTCATACTCATCG GGAACAAGGCCGACCTGGAGTCCGAGCGGCAGGTGCTTTTCGAGGACGCGTGCAACCTGGCCGAGGAGCGGGGGGTGCTGGCGGCCCTGGAGACGTCCGCCAAGGAGTCCCAGAACGTGGAGGAGGCCTTCATGCTGATGGCCCGGGAGCTGATGGCCAGGAACGGCATGATGGTCCAACATCAGCCGGGGTCCCATGACCACGTCCTCCTGCGCACCAACTCCCGCCCCATTAACAGCCCGGGGCCTTCGGAGAAGAAGTCATGTGACTGCTGA
- the hdhd5 gene encoding haloacid dehalogenase-like hydrolase domain-containing 5: MAFRLNAFKVGRQVVKSICFGERIPHRCLSSTVPRHHNHGQPSFGLLFDIDGVLVRGKTPIPAAKQCFQNLVDRNGKYRVPVVFVTNAGNCVRQTKAEQLSDLLEVEVSPDQVMLSHSPLRVFSQFHNMCVLVSGQGPVLEVAQNLGFQNVVTIDMLREAYPLLDVVDHHRRPKDMVTQTEALPPIEAVVLVGEPVRWETNLQLIVDVLLTNGKPGEAVTSLNYPHIPVLACNMDLMWMAEAKNPRFGHGMFLVCLENIYKKITGCELKYEALIGKPSVVTYNYAELLVQQQAESLGWTEPVERLYAIGDNPMADIYGANLYNRYLASQQTQRQAQMKGGLGQAGALPKQEAVEEEVGVSKDVGGRVLCGEGCPPKACHSILVCTGVYNHDQRDLPPDPLQTVTERIFHGHRDFRFDPSLIQPSFVVHDVREAVELVFQQEGRPLE; the protein is encoded by the exons ATGGCTTTTAGGCTGAACGCTTTTAAAGTTGGACGACAGGTCGTAAAGTCCATCTGTTTTGGAGAAAGGATTCCACACAGATGTTTGTCATCGACAGTTCCACGTCATCATAATCAT GGCCAGCCCTCATTTGGACTGCTGTTTGACATCGATGGGGTTTTGGTCCGTGGCAAGACGCCTATTCCTGCTGCCAAGCAATGCTTCCAGAACTTGGTGGACAGGAACGGAAAGTACAGGGTTCCTGTGGTCTTTGTGACCAACGCCGGGAACTGCGTAAGGCAGACCAAGGCTGAGCAGCTGTCTGACCTGCTGGAGGTAGAG GTGTCTCCAGACCAGGTTATGCTGTCGCACAGTCCCTTGCGAGTCTTCAGTCAGTTCCACAacatgtgtgtgctggtgtcagGGCAAGGCCCGGTGCTGGAAGTGGCCCAAAA TCTTGGGTTCCAAAATGTGGTCACCATTGATATGCTGCGGGAAGCCTACCCTCTCCTGGATGTTGTGGACCACCATCGCAGACCCAAAGACATG GTGACTCAAACTGAGGCCTTGCCTCCCATTGAAG CTGTGGTTCTTGTTGGGGAGCCAGTCAGATGGGAGACCAACCTACAACTTATTGTGGATGTGCTTCTGACCAATGGGAAACCAGGGGAGGCTGTGACATCGCTGAACTACCCCCACATCCCTGTGCTGGCTTGTAACATGGACCTCATGTGGATGGCTGAGGCCAAGAACCCCAG GTTTGGTCATGGAATGTTCCTTGTGTGTCTGGAGAACATCTACAAGAAGATCACAGGGTGCGAACTGAAGTACGAGGCTCTGATTGGGAAGCCGAGCGTGGTCACGTACAACTACGCAGAGCTGCTGGTCCAGCAGCAGGCAGAGAGTCTGGGCTGGACGGAGCCAGTGGAAAGGCTGTACGCCATTGG GGACAACCCTATGGCAGATATCTACGGTGCCAACCTGTACAACCGGTACCTGGCCTCACAGCAGACCCAGAGACAGGCTCAGATGAAGGGTGGCCTGGGGCAGGCTGGAGCGCTGCCAAAGCAAGAGGCGGTGGAGGAGGAGGTAGGGGTGTCGAAAGACGTGGGCGGCAGGGTCCTGTGCGGGGAAGGCTGTCCGCCCAAGGCGTGTCACTCCATCCTGGTGTGCACCGGCGTCTACAACCACGACCAGCGGGACCTGCCCCCCGACCCTCTGCAGACCGTGACGGAGCGCATATTCCACGGCCACCGCGACTTCCGCTTCGACCCCAGCCTCATACAGCCATCCTTCGTGGTGCACGACGTCCGCGAGGCGGTGGAGCTGGTCTTTCAGCAGGAGGGCCGTCCTCTGGAATAG
- the ccdc77 gene encoding coiled-coil domain-containing protein 77 — MDSSPGRSSGPERSDCDTPVPDSDSPLPPVKERLAFLRPSRELLEFYRQKVAQFDGEHVELVEMLEKYKATSEDQHKLQWEVRQRESEIAELQKALSDMQIYLFQEREQALRLYAENDRLKIRELEDRKKIQHLLALVGPDVGEITYFYREPPHKVTIPQKKLQSSSRDQTRPARTAPRKKVAKPEAGRETAESPDQYKRDNQTLMLQVEALQAQMEEQTRLAKEQAESLLEDRRIQAEEAQVQRKRDEDRLAALTDKLHRTQNLLYDSTKDFLHLKFETRAQEKRWMAEKDQLLQKLDSCQERLRGGRGFAVGDGTSLIAPPAPRQSHQARREEVKALAEELKQAHRLADMYREQCVGLEADLSLIREEGDVGKELFKERSSKIAKRLQLMTQRYEALEKRRAMEVEGFKTDIKHLRQKLKDVEKQLFKVALNVGPDQDLAILQEVRQTSSRTRKVQGELRTLKAKIYGLENELRYC; from the exons ATGGATTCTTCTCCAGGAAGAAGCAGCGGCCCTGAGCG gagtGATTGCGACACCCCTGTCCCAGACAGTGACTCCCCGCTGCCCCCAGTGAAGGAGAGGCTGGCCTTCTTGCGCCCGTCGCGGGAGTTGCTGGAGTTTTACAGGCAGAAAGTTGCCCAGTTTGATGGGGAGCATGTGGAGCTCGTcgagatgctggagaagtatAAGGCCACATCGGAGGACCAG CACAAGCTTCAGTGGGAGGTGCGTCAGCGGGAGAGCGAGATTGCGGAGCTGCAGAAGGCGCTGAGTGACATGCAGATCTACCTGTTCCAGGAGAGGGAGCAGGCTCTAAGGCTGTATGCTGAGAATGACAGACTCAAGATCAG GGAGCTAGAGGACAGAAAGAAGATACAGCACCTCCTGGCTCTGGTGGGTCCAGATGTTGGAGAGATCACTTACTTTTACCGGGAACCACCACACAAG GTCACCATCCCTCAAAAGAAACTCCAGTCCAGCAGTCGAGACCAAACGAGGCCAGCAAGAACAG CTCCACGCAAGAAAGTGGCCAAACCAGAAGCGGGACGAGAGACCGCAGAGTCCCCAGACCAATACAAGAGAGACAACCAGACCCTGATGCTGCAG GTGGAGGCGCTGCAGGCCCAGATGGAGGAGCAGACGCGGCTGGCCAAGGAGCAAGCAGAGTCGCTCCTGGAGGACCGGCGCATCCAGGCAGAGGAGGCGCAGGTGCAGCGGAAGAGAGACGAAGACCGACTGGCAGCTCTCACCGACAA GCTGCATCGCACGCAGAACCTGCTGTACGACAGCACCAAGGACTTCCTGCACCTGAAGTTCGAGACGCGGGCGCAGGAGAAGAGATGGATGGCCGAGAAGGACCAGCTGCTGCAGAAGCTCGACTCCTGTCAGGAGCGtctgaggggggggcggggattCGCGGTCGGAGACGGAACCTCCCTCATCGCACCTCCCGCCCCCAGGCAGTCCCACCAAGCCCGGCGGGAGGAAGTGAAG GCACTGGCGGAGGAGCTGAAGCAGGCCCACCGGCTGGCTGACATGTACAGGGAGCAGTGTGTCGGCCTGGAGGCTGACCTGTCGCTGATCCGGGAGGAGGGAGACGTGGGCAAGGAGCTCTTCAAG GAGCGTTCGAGCAAGATCGCAAAAAGACTACAGCTGATGACCCAGCGGTACGAAGCCCTGGAGAAGCGGAGGGCCATGGAGGTGGAGGGCTTCAAGACGGACATCAAGCATCTGCGACAGAAGCTCAAAGATGTGGAGAAGCAGCTCTTCAAG GTGGCACTGAACGTGGGGCCAGATCAGGACTTGGCAATTCTCCAAGAAGTGCGACAGACCAGCTCTCGCACCAGGAAGGTCCAGGGGGAGCTGAGGACACTGAAAGCCAAGATCTACGGACTGGAAAATGAGCTGAGATACTGCTGA